GGCAGACAAAATCTACTCCCTGCTGAACGTCAAAGTCTTCAAAAATCAAATCATCTCTAAACACAGAGTTTAGTGCCTAACTGAAAAATGACTGTCATATATACCAATAACTTAGTCCCTAAAATGCGAAACTTGGGTTAATAATGACTACATCTTTGAAGTGAGGTACGGAGGCAAAACGGCCAACGCCTTACAAAGAGGTCTTTGGACTCATACAGTAAAAGCAAAGAATTACTTTACAAGTGTAACAAGTGGCTGGATCGATTATTCACACAACTTGATGTTGGTAAAATTGTTTTCCCATGCCTTACTTTCAACAATCCATGGACATGAAGAAGCACTTAAACCCCTAATAAATGACATAAAGCAGCAGTTACGTGAAACCAAGCACTAAAATAGCAGAAGAAACCTACTATCAGGCGTTAATTACTGATGATTACGTATATGATATTCCTTTTACTGAAAGCATAAAGTACATTGGTTCAAAATTAAACCTAATCCCCCAAATTTATAATATTGTGTATCCTTTAAAGCCCATGGTTATTTTTGATGGCTTTTCCGGTTCTACACGAGTTTCGCAGGCGTTTGCACGTTTGGGATATAAAGTAATTTCCAATGATGTTGCAACCTGGTCTAAAATTTTGGCCAAATGCTATTTAAAAGCTGAAGAAACCCATAGCTACTACAATGAAATTCTGAGGGAGTTAAACTCCCTTGAGAGTAAAAAAGGGTGGTTTTCAGAACATTATGGTGGTTACGACAATGATGGTTCGGCAATTCATGCTGATGGATTGAAGAAACCATTCCAGATGCATAACACTATGAAGTTGGATGCTATAAGGGAAAGAATTGATGCTTTGAAACTATCTGAAGTGGATAAGGCAGTCGCTATAACCAGTTTGTTGTTGGCTCTTGATTCCGTTGATAGCACAGTGGGGCATTTCTCTTCATATTTATCAAGGTGGTCAGCCAGATCTTACAATGCACTGACGCTTAAGGTGCCTGCTTTGATACGTTCGGGCATATCTCATGATATCTACCAGCAGGATGTATTCTCAGTTATTCCTTCAGTTAATTGCGATTTAGCATACTTTGATCCTCCCTATGGATCTAACAACGAAAAAATGCCACCCTCGAGAGTTAGGTATTCTGCTTATTACCACTTATGGACGACAGTGTGCAATAATGACCAACCAGATATATTCGGGAAAGCAATGCGCAGGAAGGATTCTTCTGATACTGTTAATCCTTCGCTCTTTGAAGAATTTCGCAAGGATACAGCAGGTGTGTATATAGCTGTTAACGCAATAGAGAAATTAACACAGCGAACTCGAGCTCATTATATCCTTTTGTCCTACAGTTCTGGAGGTAGAGCCACTTTCGAAGCTTTACATGAAGTCATAAGCAGAAATGGTAAATTGATTCGGGTAGAGAGTATCAATTACAAAAAGACTGTAATGGCTAATATGACATGGACAAACGACTGGGTTGAACAAGATACCAGTGATCATCATGAGTATCTTTTTTTAATCGAAAAATAACCAGCACCATGCGCTCTTCCATAGTGCAAATACAAGTAAACAATTACCTGATGCTAATCCTCCCTAATTAAGCCATTTACCACTCTCTCTCCATATTTCAATAACGGGGGATGTGATACATTCAAGAAAATCGTTGACAAAGCATAGGAACAAAATTTACATGCTCTGAAGAGTTTAAATTCCATCCTGATCAAGGGAGATGAGAAGATGATAGAAGAAAAACCGAGCAGCAGTGGCATTTTTTGTGGTCTGAGCGAAACTGAAGTGAATAACTTTGCCAAGGATCTGAAGCGGATCTGGTATCTGAAAGGCGATCCCATCATCATGGAAAACACCGAAGGCAACAACTTTTATTATATATGTCGTGGCAAGGTGGAGATCAACAAGGGATTGGACAACGCGGAGACTCCATTTGCGCAGCTTTCAGTGCTGTACCCGGGAGATTTTTTTGGCGAGATGAGTATCATCAACGATGAGCCGCGTTCCGCCACCGCGATTGCGCTTGAAGACGTGGAACTGCTTGAGATTCCGAGAGATATATTTGTAAATATCTCGTTTACGCATCCAATCGTGATGTTCAATCTGATCCGAACGATCTCCTGTCGCTTGCGCGATACCAACGACAAATTTGTGGAATTGATGAATCAGATGATCAGTAAAAACCGTCTGATGGCGATCGGCATGGCGGCGAGCAAGATCATTCACGATATCAAGACTCCGCTTACCGTGACTGTTTTGACCGCGCAACTGATCGAAAGCATGTATCCCGAGAGCAAGGAGTTTACGGATAGCATCATCAAACAATCCAAAATGGTGGATCAGATGGTGCGCGAGATTCTCGATTTTGCCAAAGGAACCGAGACCCCGCCGTTGGTGCAGAAAGTGGATATGGACATGTATTTCAAGGAATTGAAGGAAACTTACGGCACTTCGTTGAAGGGACGTCAGATCGATTTTATCATCGAAAACAAGGTGAAGGAGTTGGTGCATTTTGATGAAGGCAAGATCCGCCGCGTGATTCTTAATCTGCTGAAAAACAGCTCCGAGGCGCTCACCGAGACCGGAGAGATCAAGATCATCGCCAGCTTGTCCTCAAACTGGCTGCAGATCAGCCTGATCGACAACGGACCGGGAATCCCTGAGCCGATTCAAGCCGACCTTTTCAAGCCTTTTATCACTCTCGGCAAAAGCCACGGCACGGGTCTGGGATTGGCGATCTGCAAAAAACTCGTGCAGGAGCATCGGGGACGCCTGGAATATATCCCGGTGCAGCCTCACGGATCGCGTTTTGATATCCGCATCCCGCAGAATGTGAAATAAATGCTTGTCAAAATATGGGCTTTGAATTCTTTGGCACAATCTAATGAATTTTATGGACGGTGAATCATGTCAAGAATATGCGATATCTGTGGAAAAGGACCCCAGGTCGGCAATCATCGCAGCCATGCGATGAACGCGACCAAGCGTCGTTTCTACCCGAACCTTCATCAGATTCGCGCCTTCATCGGTAGCGAAATCAAGAAGGTAAAAATATGCAGCTCCTGCCTCAAGGCAAATAAGGTGCGCAAAGCGGTCGATCTCTAAAGATTGATCGGCTGCCACCGCATAGCTAAAATGCTATATGAAAAACGGATAAAGTCAGCTTTGTCAGATGAAATCGGGAATAGAGTGTTTCGACACGATTCCCGATTTTGCTATGTTACCCAAATAGCTAATAACCAGATTAACACCATATATTACAGGGGGTTATCGTGCAGATAGAAGAAATACACCGCCGCGTGCTGGATAGCTCGGCAGTGCTGGATGAAGTCAGATTTGAGATCGGCAAAGTGATCGTTGGTCAGGAAGCCATCATTCGCAGGCTTTTGATCGGAATCCTCTCGGGAGGGCACGTCCTCATCGAAGGCGTCCCCGGGCTTGCCAAAACCTTGATCATCAGCACTTTGGCAAAGGTCTTCGATGCCAGTTTCCACCGCATTCAATTCACGCCGGATCTCTTGCCGGCAGATATCACCGGCACGCTGATCTACAATCAGAAAAGCGGGGAATTCAGCCCCAAGCGTGGTCCGGTTTTTGCCAATTTTGTTCTCGCAGATGAGATCAACCGTGCGCCTTCGAAAGTGCAATCCGCGCTGTTGGAGGCGATGCAGGAACATCAGGTCACGATCGGCGACACCACTTATCCGCTGCCGGAACCATTCTTTGTGATGGCGACCCAGAATCCGATCGAACAGGAAGGCACCTATCCCTTGCCGGAAGCGCAGATCGACCGCTTTTTGCTCAAGCTCAAGATCAAATATCCCAGCTTTGACGAAGAACGCATGATCCTCGACCGCATGGTCTCGGATGAAGATATTCCGGTGCGCCGCGTTCTGCGCAAAGAAGCCCTCAGTCAGATGCGGGACGTGATCAAAGACATCTTTATGGAAGACAAACTCAAGGACTATATCCTGCATTTGATTCAGGCGACCCGGCACCCGGAAAGATATCCGCGCATCTCTGCGATGAATGGATTGATCCAATATGGCGCCTCGCCGCGCGCCACCATCTATATGGCTCGCGCTGCCAAAGCACACGCCTATCTGGAACACCGCGGCTATGTGTTGCCGGACGATATCAAAGCCATCGGCAGAGACGTCCTGCGCCATCGCATCATCCTTTCCTATGAAGCCGAAGCGGAACAGGTCAATACCGAAGACATCATCAACCGGATATTCGACGAAATAGAAGTCCCATAAGAAACCGATGCTTACGCAGACTCCTGCCGATATCATCAAACGCATTCGCAAGATCGAGATTCGCACCAAAAACATTGTACGCGAGATTTTCCGCGGAGAATATCATTCCAGTTTCAAGGGACAGGGACTGGAATTTGCCGAAGTGCGAGAATATCAGGCGGGAGATAATTACCGGGATATAGACTGGAACGTTTCCGCCCGGCTGGGCTTGCCTTATATCAAGAAATATCAGGAAACGCGCGAACTCAATATCGTCTTTGTGGTGGATGTTTCCGCTTCGCAGGATTTTGGCACGCGGGTGATGCTCAAAAAAGAACGGCTGGCGGAGATCGTGGCGGTGCTTTCCTTTTCAGCGCTATCAAATGACGATAAAGTGGGTTTGATCATGTATTCCTCCGAGCCGGAGAAATATCTGCCGCCACGCAAAGGACGCAACAAAGCTCTCGAGATCCTGCGGGACATCCTCTATCTGGAGCCAAAGCATCTGCGCACCTCGCTGGCAGGAGCTTTTGACTATGCCAGCCGCATCCTGAAAAAGCGCTCCGTGGTCTTTATCCTTTCGGACTTTTTGGATGAAAACTATGAGAAACAGCTCAGGTTGCTGGCTCAAAAGCACGACGTCATCGCTTTGCAGGTGCTGGATGATGCCGAGATCGAGCTTCCGGACGCCGGAGTGCTCAATCTCACCGATCCCGAAAGCGGCTTTGATCTCTATATCAATACCTCTCTGCCTTCGCTGCGCAAGAGCTATGCCGCTCAGGTGAAACTGCGGCAGGAAAAGCTGGCAGCCACTCTCAAACAGATGAAGATCGACCACCTTTTGATCCGCAACACGGATTCCTATGTGGACGCGCTGCGGGATTTCTTTGAAAAGCGCAAACGCCAGATCCGGGGGCGCAGATGAAACGGCGCTATGTGTTTGTGCTGATGCTGCTTGCGTGCGGGCTGGCTTTCGCTGCGCTCACGCAGAGCCTGGAAAACGCGGATGAACTCAGCGTGGGGGATCGTTTCTTCTTCAATGTCCGGGCGGATTTTGCCATCAACCGGGTGATCGTTCCGGACACCTTGACCAATTTTGCCGTGATTGCCAATGAACGGATCACACAGAACGCTCCCCAACCCTGGATCAAGCTCACCATCGTTCCTTTGCTGCCCGGCTGGCACAGCTTTCCATCGTTGCAGGTCGAGCCGGTGCGTCCGGATGGAAACAAGTATTATACCGATCGTTTCCGGGTGAATATCATCCCTGTTCGTGCCGAAGGCGACACACTATTGGTGGATATCAAACCGCCGGAAAGATATCCCTGGCAGCTTCCCGTATGGGTCTATGGACTCTTGCTGCTGGCGGCTCTGCTCATCGCTTTCTGCATCCTGATGCTCAGCCTCAAAAAAGCCGCAACTCAAGAGAAACCGCAGGCTCCTGCCAAAGCCGAGGCACCCAAAGCAAAGGATCCGGATTGGAAGATGGCGCTGGCCAGCCTGGAGGATCTGCTCAAAGCGGGATTGATCGAATCCAACGAATACGCAAGGCATCACTATTATCTGAGCCTCATCCTGCGCGCTTTTCTGGAAAATAGATATCACATCCCCGCTCTGGAAATGACCACCACGGAGATTCGCGGGCTTTTGCATCGTTACCGATTGCCGGTGGAAGCTGAAATGATGGGCTGGCTGCGCTATTGCGATCAGGTCAAATTTGCCAGATACATCCCTTCCCCGGAGGAAACCGGCTCCGCGCATGAATGGCTGCGGGCATATCTGACCGGCTTTGAGATCATTGACTCGCTGGAACGAAACAAAGGAGGCGGCGGTGCTGCGTCTGGCTGAGCCCTTCTGGCTGCTGGCTTTGCTGCTCGTGCCTTTGCAGCTCTGGCTCCAGCTCGTCTGGCAGGACAGGAAAAAGCCCCGGCTGCCATTTTCCAGGCTTGCCATCCTGGCAAGTATCTCCGGAAGCTCGGATCGCTGGCGCTATTTTTATCCGGCGCTACGCAGCCTCATCCTGGTGTGTCTGATCCTGGCTTTGGCACAACCACGCTGGGGCAGAGGCGTGCGTGATATGCAACAAAAGGGAGTGGACATCGTGCTGGCGATCGACATCAGCGGATCGATGCTGGCGGCGGATTTTGCACCCAATAACCGGCTCGGCGCTGCCAAAGCTGTGGCGATAAACTTTGTCAAAAACCGTCCCAACGACAGGTTCGGACTGGTCGCTTTCTCCGAATACGCGCTCACCCAGAGTCCGCTCACTTTCGATCAAAACGCGATGCTCAGCCAGCTGCAAAGCTTGCGGGTAAACGAAACCGCCTCCGCCACTGCGATCGGCATGGGGCTTGCCAAAGCGGTTTCACGCCTCAAAGATAGCAGCGCCAAGAGCAAGATCATCATCCTGATCACAGATGGCGTCAGCAACACCGGCGAGATCGATCCCATCAGTGCCGCCGGGATGGCAAAGAGCTATGGCATCCGCGTCTATCCGATCGGTGTCGGCAGCACCGGTTATGTGGATTTTCCTTTCACCGATCCGCTGTTTGGCACCCGCTATCAGAAGCTCCTGATCGAGCTGGATATGCAGACTCTGGATCGCATCGCCGCCATCACAGGCACCTCGCAAGCCTCGCTGGCAACGGATACCGCCCAGCTGCAAAACGTCATGGATCAGATCGACCGCCTCGAAAAGACGCAGTTCAATCTCCAGATCAGGTATATCTGGGACGAACGCTTCATGTTCTTTCTCTGGCTCGCCTTCGCGCTCCTGCTTTTTGAGATATTGATGAAACTCTATATCCAGCCTGTGCTGCCGGAGTGACGCCATGAATCTCTATAACCTGCACTATCTTTTTCTCCTGATCCTGCTGATCCCGCTGCTGCTCATGCTCTTTCAGCGCGCGCGGCGAAACTTGAAACGCTTTGCCAGATACGCGGACGAGCAGTTTCACGCTCATTATCTGGGCGCTGTATCTCCATTTTATGCCACGCTCAAAAGCGTGTTGATGATCCTGGCGCTGGCAGCTGTCATCCTGGCATTGGTGCGTCCGCAGTGGGATTATGAAAGCCGGGAACTGCAATCACAGGGCTTGGACATCATCATCTGCCTGGATATATCCAAGAGCATGGACGCCGCGGATTTGTTGCCATCGCGTCTGCAACGTGCCAAATTGCAGATCCAGAGCTTCATCGATCGCTTGAGTGGAGACCGGTTGGGCATCGTTGCTTTTGCCGGAGTCCCTACTTTGGAATGTCCGCTCACGGATGATTATGAAAGCGTGAAGATGGTGCTGCGCAGCCTGGAAACATCCTCCGCGGTGAAGCTGGGCACAGATATCGGCGCCGCTCTGGAAATGGCGGAAAGAGCTTTTGACGCTTCCGGCGGCAGCAATGTGCTCATCCTGATCTCGGACGGAGAGGATCTGGAACGCAGAGCGATCCAGTCTGCCGCGAGGCTTGGCTCAGCCGGCATCAATATCTATACCATGGGCGTAGGTTCCGAAGGTGGTGCACGCGTCTATGATCCTGTCACCGGCGAGGAAGCCATCTCCACTCCTGATCTTCAGACCCTGCAACTGATCGCGGAAAAAGGCGGAGGCAAGTTCTTTGCCGTGACGCCTTCGCAAAACGAGATCGACCTGCTCCTGGAAAGCATCTATACCCTCGAAAAAGGCAATATACGGGGCAGCCGTTTCAACACGCTCAAAGAGCAATTTCACCTGTTTGCCTCCTTCGCGTTGTTGCTTTTGATGATCGAAAGCCTGATCCTGCCCCTCAAACGCAAAAGGAAAAGCCCATGACGATGAAGACGCGCCAGACCCTCAAGACGGCTCTCATCGTCCTGTTGGCGCTGATCCTGCTTTTCTTTGCCTTTGAACTGCTCTGGCGCAGGGATCCGATCCGGCAGAGCTTTGCCGAGCTTTTTTGGAAAAGGGGAAACCTGGATCTCGCTCAAAGGATCTGGCAAAGCGGCATCGATCCCCATGATGGCGATCCCATCCCAGAAAGCGGCATGGGCAAGACACACTATCGTGCGGGAGATCACAGCGAAGCGGAACGCTATTATGACCAGGCGCTCAAGGAAAAACCAGACCAGGCGGGCATCCTCTATGACCTCGGCAACGCCAATTATCGCAACGAAAAGCTGGATAAGGCCCTCTACCATTACAAATCCGCCATGCTGATCGATCCGAATGATCAGGATGCCAAATCAAACTATGAGCTGGTGCTCATGCGCCAGGGTTATAAGCCTCCCAAAGAAGAGCAGGAGCCGGAACCGGAGCAAAAGCACGAACAACAGGAATATGAAAACATCCTCAACGCGCTGGATCAAAAGGAATCCTATGACCGGCAAAGAGAACGCCCGCAGGATCCTTCCGGAGGACAAAGATGGTGGTGAGCGCGCGCCGGATCTGTCTCTGCCTCATCGCTTTACTGAGCATGTCATGGAGCTTTGCCCATGCTCAGGAGACCAGGGTGATGGCTTCGGTCAACAAATACACCATCCAGCAAAGCGAACCGCTGCAATATACCCTCAAGATCATCAGTTCGGAGCGGATCAACGTCTCCGAACCACAGGCACCGGT
This genomic interval from Candidatus Cloacimonadaceae bacterium contains the following:
- a CDS encoding DNA adenine methylase; translated protein: MKPSTKIAEETYYQALITDDYVYDIPFTESIKYIGSKLNLIPQIYNIVYPLKPMVIFDGFSGSTRVSQAFARLGYKVISNDVATWSKILAKCYLKAEETHSYYNEILRELNSLESKKGWFSEHYGGYDNDGSAIHADGLKKPFQMHNTMKLDAIRERIDALKLSEVDKAVAITSLLLALDSVDSTVGHFSSYLSRWSARSYNALTLKVPALIRSGISHDIYQQDVFSVIPSVNCDLAYFDPPYGSNNEKMPPSRVRYSAYYHLWTTVCNNDQPDIFGKAMRRKDSSDTVNPSLFEEFRKDTAGVYIAVNAIEKLTQRTRAHYILLSYSSGGRATFEALHEVISRNGKLIRVESINYKKTVMANMTWTNDWVEQDTSDHHEYLFLIEK
- a CDS encoding ATP-binding protein gives rise to the protein MIEEKPSSSGIFCGLSETEVNNFAKDLKRIWYLKGDPIIMENTEGNNFYYICRGKVEINKGLDNAETPFAQLSVLYPGDFFGEMSIINDEPRSATAIALEDVELLEIPRDIFVNISFTHPIVMFNLIRTISCRLRDTNDKFVELMNQMISKNRLMAIGMAASKIIHDIKTPLTVTVLTAQLIESMYPESKEFTDSIIKQSKMVDQMVREILDFAKGTETPPLVQKVDMDMYFKELKETYGTSLKGRQIDFIIENKVKELVHFDEGKIRRVILNLLKNSSEALTETGEIKIIASLSSNWLQISLIDNGPGIPEPIQADLFKPFITLGKSHGTGLGLAICKKLVQEHRGRLEYIPVQPHGSRFDIRIPQNVK
- the rpmB gene encoding 50S ribosomal protein L28, which codes for MSRICDICGKGPQVGNHRSHAMNATKRRFYPNLHQIRAFIGSEIKKVKICSSCLKANKVRKAVDL
- a CDS encoding MoxR family ATPase, with the translated sequence MQIEEIHRRVLDSSAVLDEVRFEIGKVIVGQEAIIRRLLIGILSGGHVLIEGVPGLAKTLIISTLAKVFDASFHRIQFTPDLLPADITGTLIYNQKSGEFSPKRGPVFANFVLADEINRAPSKVQSALLEAMQEHQVTIGDTTYPLPEPFFVMATQNPIEQEGTYPLPEAQIDRFLLKLKIKYPSFDEERMILDRMVSDEDIPVRRVLRKEALSQMRDVIKDIFMEDKLKDYILHLIQATRHPERYPRISAMNGLIQYGASPRATIYMARAAKAHAYLEHRGYVLPDDIKAIGRDVLRHRIILSYEAEAEQVNTEDIINRIFDEIEVP
- a CDS encoding DUF58 domain-containing protein, with the protein product MLTQTPADIIKRIRKIEIRTKNIVREIFRGEYHSSFKGQGLEFAEVREYQAGDNYRDIDWNVSARLGLPYIKKYQETRELNIVFVVDVSASQDFGTRVMLKKERLAEIVAVLSFSALSNDDKVGLIMYSSEPEKYLPPRKGRNKALEILRDILYLEPKHLRTSLAGAFDYASRILKKRSVVFILSDFLDENYEKQLRLLAQKHDVIALQVLDDAEIELPDAGVLNLTDPESGFDLYINTSLPSLRKSYAAQVKLRQEKLAATLKQMKIDHLLIRNTDSYVDALRDFFEKRKRQIRGRR
- a CDS encoding VWA domain-containing protein, coding for MLRLAEPFWLLALLLVPLQLWLQLVWQDRKKPRLPFSRLAILASISGSSDRWRYFYPALRSLILVCLILALAQPRWGRGVRDMQQKGVDIVLAIDISGSMLAADFAPNNRLGAAKAVAINFVKNRPNDRFGLVAFSEYALTQSPLTFDQNAMLSQLQSLRVNETASATAIGMGLAKAVSRLKDSSAKSKIIILITDGVSNTGEIDPISAAGMAKSYGIRVYPIGVGSTGYVDFPFTDPLFGTRYQKLLIELDMQTLDRIAAITGTSQASLATDTAQLQNVMDQIDRLEKTQFNLQIRYIWDERFMFFLWLAFALLLFEILMKLYIQPVLPE
- a CDS encoding VWA domain-containing protein is translated as MNLYNLHYLFLLILLIPLLLMLFQRARRNLKRFARYADEQFHAHYLGAVSPFYATLKSVLMILALAAVILALVRPQWDYESRELQSQGLDIIICLDISKSMDAADLLPSRLQRAKLQIQSFIDRLSGDRLGIVAFAGVPTLECPLTDDYESVKMVLRSLETSSAVKLGTDIGAALEMAERAFDASGGSNVLILISDGEDLERRAIQSAARLGSAGINIYTMGVGSEGGARVYDPVTGEEAISTPDLQTLQLIAEKGGGKFFAVTPSQNEIDLLLESIYTLEKGNIRGSRFNTLKEQFHLFASFALLLLMIESLILPLKRKRKSP
- a CDS encoding tetratricopeptide repeat protein — translated: MTMKTRQTLKTALIVLLALILLFFAFELLWRRDPIRQSFAELFWKRGNLDLAQRIWQSGIDPHDGDPIPESGMGKTHYRAGDHSEAERYYDQALKEKPDQAGILYDLGNANYRNEKLDKALYHYKSAMLIDPNDQDAKSNYELVLMRQGYKPPKEEQEPEPEQKHEQQEYENILNALDQKESYDRQRERPQDPSGGQRWW